The following proteins come from a genomic window of Natrinema saccharevitans:
- a CDS encoding FAD-dependent monooxygenase yields the protein MTDDYEHYEAIVVGCGPGGAAAAARLADHGVETLVLERGTEAGSKNVSGGLIYGEESAPYTLADLFDGFREAATERPVTDYYIHNVAGNSVKTYDLTDLHEHDTDWCDAVLRREMDSWLERRVHEKTSETGGGVLTNVRVNGLLEDDGEIVGVTCDELEPITADLIVAADGVNSELAREAGLMDWEEPEEWFQGVKAVVDVDPDAIDDRFDLDPDEGAAHLFSGDFFDDVRGGGFLYTNEASLSIGTVFHLDSLLEREAEPHELLDALLTHPLLAGWFKNEYDEREYAAKLVPDSKKVAHREPYRDRLVLVGDAAGQMQAQGPIIKGMNHAVTAGALAADAFAVTRGNADPAAAGRRYTKLLEDSGTMAKLRPRRYDLARAVGEREGVTSAVERILESPLGSLAVGNPIADRLLERAYNSPFLVSMLPDTKTGYVSLPTLIAEERGKTIHWESEIDPPTLEERIGELTYDTDVGNPHIELLDQSLEASGAAVTACPVSAEDFGGGCYRSEAVKTNGTEETLVSLDTQPCVECGTCAVVADTEWEHPRGGKGVEYREG from the coding sequence ATGACTGACGACTACGAACACTACGAGGCGATCGTCGTCGGTTGTGGCCCCGGTGGAGCCGCGGCCGCGGCGCGGCTGGCCGATCACGGCGTCGAGACGCTCGTCTTGGAGCGCGGCACCGAGGCGGGCTCGAAGAACGTCTCCGGCGGCCTGATTTACGGCGAGGAGTCCGCCCCCTACACGCTCGCGGACCTCTTCGACGGCTTCCGGGAGGCAGCGACCGAACGGCCCGTGACCGATTACTACATCCACAACGTAGCCGGCAACTCGGTCAAGACCTACGACCTGACCGACCTCCACGAACACGACACCGACTGGTGCGATGCCGTTCTCCGCCGGGAGATGGACTCGTGGCTCGAGCGCCGCGTCCACGAGAAGACCAGCGAGACGGGCGGCGGGGTGCTGACGAACGTTCGGGTGAACGGCCTGCTCGAAGACGACGGCGAGATCGTCGGCGTCACCTGCGACGAACTCGAGCCGATCACGGCCGACCTGATCGTCGCGGCCGACGGCGTCAACTCCGAACTCGCCCGCGAGGCGGGGCTGATGGACTGGGAGGAGCCCGAGGAGTGGTTCCAGGGGGTCAAGGCCGTCGTGGACGTCGATCCCGACGCGATCGACGACCGGTTCGATCTCGACCCCGACGAGGGCGCCGCCCACCTGTTCTCGGGCGACTTCTTCGACGACGTCCGGGGCGGTGGCTTCCTGTATACCAACGAAGCGTCGCTCTCGATCGGGACCGTCTTCCACCTCGACAGCCTCCTCGAGCGGGAGGCCGAACCGCACGAACTGCTCGACGCGTTGCTCACGCATCCGCTGCTGGCGGGCTGGTTCAAAAACGAGTACGACGAGCGCGAGTACGCGGCGAAGCTCGTCCCCGACTCCAAGAAGGTGGCTCATCGCGAGCCCTACCGCGACCGGCTCGTCCTCGTCGGCGACGCCGCCGGCCAGATGCAGGCCCAGGGGCCGATCATCAAGGGGATGAACCACGCCGTCACCGCAGGCGCGCTCGCGGCCGACGCCTTCGCCGTTACTCGGGGCAATGCCGACCCGGCTGCCGCCGGGCGGCGATACACCAAACTGCTCGAGGACTCCGGAACCATGGCCAAGCTCCGGCCCCGACGGTACGACCTCGCCCGCGCCGTCGGCGAACGCGAGGGCGTGACCAGCGCCGTCGAACGGATCCTCGAGTCGCCGCTGGGCTCGCTGGCGGTCGGCAACCCGATCGCGGACCGGCTGCTCGAGCGGGCGTACAACTCGCCGTTCCTGGTGTCGATGCTGCCGGACACGAAGACCGGCTACGTCTCCCTGCCGACGCTGATCGCCGAGGAACGCGGCAAGACGATCCACTGGGAGAGCGAGATCGACCCGCCGACGCTCGAGGAGCGGATCGGCGAGCTGACCTACGACACCGACGTGGGCAATCCTCACATCGAGTTGCTGGATCAGTCCCTCGAGGCCAGCGGCGCGGCGGTCACCGCCTGTCCGGTCAGCGCCGAGGACTTCGGCGGCGGCTGCTACCGCTCGGAGGCGGTCAAGACCAACGGCACCGAGGAGACGCTGGTCAGTCTCGACACCCAGCCCTGCGTGGAGTGTGGCACCTGTGCAGTCGTCGCCGACACCGAGTGGGAACACCCCCGCGGTGGCAAGGGCGTCGAATACAGGGAAGGCTAG
- a CDS encoding electron transfer flavoprotein subunit alpha/FixB family protein yields MTAIDPGDHTVDELTDELETIDDADELRAVLEAERAGQDRATAREAVRGRIEAVGAESDGVEADTETEGESDAESDDGETSADEHETEVEEDDGLSHPTRDKRHVRALADGDYADMWVFCETQGGELLEVSKEMLGKARELMDDFADEYGDEERVVAFLMGDDCEGLAEECVAYGADVAVYHDDRRLERFLHKPYTEIAAHMARGEGTVESTDWRDYDKPRYVLFPATNNGRDLSAKVQAELDSGLASDCSDLFIEENEVSNPVKTGEPGVKKTFEKVLHMKRPDFSGFEYSTILCLDNPGREFHPQGASVIPGSFDPIERDPDRDGLVVEHELELPDDWFRVDVTEYDRLEAGIDLTGHDVMVCLGRGIADDPTRGMELGLDLVDAFEDAALGITRGIVTSSYEFEGHVEEYATEERQIGETGQVVAPDVYIAAGVSGAVQHKVGMDESDTVVAVNTDADARIRDFSDYFVEGDLFEVLPRLTEAVEAGETTLEAEAVADGGEDDD; encoded by the coding sequence ATGACTGCGATCGATCCGGGCGATCACACGGTGGACGAACTGACCGACGAACTCGAGACGATCGACGACGCGGACGAACTGCGGGCGGTCCTCGAGGCCGAGCGGGCCGGGCAGGATCGCGCCACGGCCCGCGAAGCGGTCCGGGGTCGGATCGAGGCGGTCGGAGCCGAGAGCGACGGCGTCGAGGCGGACACCGAGACGGAAGGCGAGTCAGACGCCGAATCCGACGACGGAGAGACGAGTGCCGACGAACACGAGACCGAGGTCGAGGAAGACGACGGCCTCTCCCACCCGACCCGCGACAAGCGACACGTCCGGGCGCTCGCGGACGGCGACTACGCCGACATGTGGGTCTTCTGTGAGACCCAGGGCGGCGAGTTGCTCGAGGTCTCCAAGGAGATGCTGGGGAAGGCCCGCGAACTGATGGACGACTTCGCGGACGAGTATGGTGACGAGGAGCGGGTCGTCGCGTTCCTCATGGGCGACGACTGCGAGGGACTGGCCGAGGAGTGTGTCGCCTACGGGGCAGACGTCGCGGTCTACCACGACGATCGCAGGTTGGAACGGTTCCTGCACAAGCCCTACACCGAGATCGCGGCCCACATGGCCCGCGGCGAGGGCACCGTCGAGAGCACTGACTGGCGCGACTACGACAAGCCCCGCTACGTCCTGTTCCCGGCGACGAACAACGGACGCGACCTCTCGGCGAAGGTCCAGGCCGAACTCGACTCCGGGCTCGCCTCGGACTGTTCGGACCTGTTCATCGAGGAGAACGAGGTCTCGAACCCGGTCAAGACCGGCGAACCGGGCGTGAAAAAGACCTTCGAGAAGGTCCTGCACATGAAGCGGCCGGACTTCTCGGGCTTCGAGTACTCGACGATCCTCTGTCTCGACAACCCGGGCCGGGAGTTCCACCCACAGGGAGCGTCGGTCATTCCCGGCAGCTTCGATCCCATCGAACGCGACCCCGATCGCGACGGGCTGGTCGTCGAACACGAGCTGGAGCTGCCCGACGACTGGTTCCGCGTCGACGTCACCGAGTACGATCGGCTCGAGGCCGGGATCGATCTCACCGGCCACGACGTGATGGTCTGTCTCGGCCGGGGAATCGCCGACGACCCGACCCGCGGGATGGAACTGGGGCTCGATCTCGTCGACGCCTTCGAGGACGCCGCACTCGGCATCACGCGGGGGATCGTCACCTCCTCCTACGAGTTCGAGGGCCACGTCGAGGAGTACGCGACCGAGGAACGCCAGATCGGCGAGACGGGACAGGTCGTCGCGCCCGACGTCTACATCGCGGCCGGCGTGTCGGGCGCGGTCCAGCACAAGGTCGGCATGGACGAGTCCGACACCGTCGTCGCCGTCAACACCGACGCCGACGCCCGGATCCGGGACTTCTCGGACTACTTCGTCGAGGGCGACCTCTTCGAGGTACTGCCGCGTCTGACCGAGGCCGTCGAAGCCGGTGAGACGACGCTCGAGGCCGAGGCCGTCGCCGACGGGGGTGAGGACGATGACTGA
- a CDS encoding electron transfer flavoprotein subunit beta/FixA family protein: protein MRSIVLTKGVPDFSEGAVSFDEDGHLERGKTPTVMNPNDEFALRAALQTKVRHGGHVSGMSMGPPGYAEVLQGAMETVYTDDSYLLSDRELAASDTWATGITLSAGLETYREEVADIDVVFAGFKTADGETGQTGPQTCWAMDWPIVTHVVALDIDPDERSLRAKRLVEGDVDEIETVEAPLPCFVVTDPEFEPTYRTASQRLTRKRLRAETEDRAADHEEYLTTWDHVDLNLDPDYIGLDGSPTIVSSVDPIPKAPSEREATMIDPDAGDGMGEVLEEMHPYAAEAGD from the coding sequence ATGCGATCGATCGTGCTGACGAAGGGCGTCCCCGACTTCTCCGAGGGGGCCGTCTCGTTCGACGAGGACGGCCACTTGGAGCGGGGGAAGACGCCGACGGTAATGAACCCCAACGACGAGTTCGCACTGCGGGCCGCGCTCCAGACGAAGGTCCGCCACGGCGGCCACGTCAGCGGGATGAGTATGGGGCCGCCGGGGTACGCCGAGGTCCTGCAGGGGGCGATGGAGACGGTCTACACCGACGACAGCTACCTGCTGTCGGACCGCGAACTGGCCGCCTCCGATACGTGGGCGACGGGGATCACGCTTTCGGCCGGCCTCGAGACGTATCGGGAGGAAGTCGCGGACATCGACGTCGTCTTCGCCGGGTTCAAGACGGCCGACGGGGAGACCGGCCAGACCGGCCCGCAGACCTGCTGGGCGATGGACTGGCCGATCGTCACGCACGTCGTCGCGCTCGACATCGACCCCGACGAGCGGTCGTTGCGAGCCAAGCGACTCGTCGAGGGCGACGTCGACGAGATCGAGACGGTCGAAGCGCCCCTGCCGTGTTTCGTCGTCACCGACCCGGAGTTCGAGCCGACCTACCGGACGGCCTCCCAGCGGTTGACCCGCAAGCGGCTCCGGGCAGAGACCGAGGACCGGGCCGCCGACCACGAGGAGTACCTGACGACGTGGGACCACGTCGACCTGAACCTCGATCCCGACTACATCGGACTCGACGGCTCGCCGACGATCGTCTCCTCGGTGGATCCGATCCCCAAAGCGCCCTCCGAGCGCGAGGCGACGATGATCGATCCCGACGCCGGCGACGGCATGGGCGAGGTACTCGAGGAGATGCACCCCTACGCCGCGGAGGCGGGTGATTGA
- a CDS encoding polymer-forming cytoskeletal protein, whose product MAFSRDPLDELVVPDGTEAQERDLVTDGDVLVGARSTVEFGVRGRNVLAGESAEFGGAIEADGDCRLDMWCDVAENVLVGEDAYIGERVHIGGRLKVAGDLDIGDDVEIEEGFEANGWIVIRNPMPTIVFLFVYLKHLLLIGEEDAAQRLVSELVEDEDDEAGAEPLVIPRNATVGDDAWRVSTPATIGDDCRLHGNVRAERIAVGADCNVFGSLRARGDITVGEGTRIHGDVTTREGDVDIAADARILGDVSCADLELGPDAEIDGTIRADGEITMRTTERDSE is encoded by the coding sequence GTGGCCTTCAGCAGGGACCCGCTCGACGAACTCGTCGTGCCCGACGGGACGGAAGCCCAGGAGCGCGACCTCGTTACCGACGGGGACGTCCTCGTCGGGGCCCGCTCGACCGTCGAGTTCGGCGTACGCGGCCGGAACGTGCTGGCAGGCGAGTCCGCCGAGTTCGGCGGGGCGATCGAGGCCGACGGCGACTGCCGGCTCGACATGTGGTGTGACGTGGCCGAGAACGTCTTAGTCGGCGAGGACGCCTACATCGGCGAGCGCGTCCACATCGGTGGCCGACTGAAAGTCGCCGGCGATCTCGACATCGGCGACGACGTCGAGATCGAGGAGGGGTTCGAAGCCAACGGCTGGATCGTCATCCGGAACCCGATGCCGACGATCGTCTTCCTGTTCGTCTACCTCAAACACCTGCTGTTGATCGGCGAGGAAGACGCCGCCCAGCGGCTCGTCTCCGAACTCGTCGAGGATGAGGACGACGAGGCGGGTGCCGAGCCGCTGGTGATCCCCCGGAACGCGACCGTCGGCGACGACGCCTGGCGCGTCTCGACGCCTGCGACGATCGGCGACGACTGCCGACTCCACGGCAACGTCCGCGCCGAACGGATCGCCGTCGGCGCGGACTGCAACGTGTTCGGAAGCCTCCGTGCGCGCGGCGACATCACGGTCGGCGAGGGGACCCGCATCCACGGCGACGTGACCACGCGCGAGGGCGACGTCGACATCGCCGCCGACGCCCGAATCCTCGGCGACGTCTCCTGTGCGGACCTCGAACTCGGTCCCGACGCCGAGATCGACGGCACGATCCGCGCGGACGGCGAGATCACGATGCGGACGACCGAGCGCGACAGCGAGTGA
- a CDS encoding DUF5800 family protein, with the protein MTTLAFDDEGVDVVYEGTEFRLEKDLLEEATEKSYYDVTDHEVLQIVAEQPNLQGEPRRIGDILD; encoded by the coding sequence ATGACTACGCTCGCATTCGACGACGAGGGCGTCGACGTCGTCTACGAAGGCACCGAGTTCCGCCTCGAGAAGGACCTGCTCGAGGAGGCCACCGAGAAGTCCTACTACGACGTGACCGACCACGAGGTGCTACAGATCGTCGCCGAGCAGCCGAACCTGCAGGGCGAGCCGCGACGCATCGGCGACATTCTAGACTGA
- a CDS encoding DUF420 domain-containing protein, translating into MEYVPRERVRLLTGVLSVVSLAVVFAAAGGRIPASSVPAAPEWVIDVIPAVNAVISAVAIATIAVGWRAIRRGEIGRHRAAMISSFGLFVSFLVLYLYRLTVTGGPDPFPGPDVVYQFVYLPLLAIHILLAIVCIPLLYYVLLLAASRPVAEIPSTSHARIGRVAASLWLVSFALGIVVFVLLHVIY; encoded by the coding sequence ATGGAATACGTCCCTCGAGAGCGCGTGCGCCTGCTCACCGGCGTGTTGAGCGTTGTGTCGCTGGCGGTGGTCTTTGCGGCCGCCGGCGGCCGGATCCCTGCCTCAAGCGTGCCCGCCGCCCCGGAGTGGGTCATCGACGTGATCCCGGCGGTCAACGCCGTGATTAGCGCGGTCGCGATCGCGACGATCGCGGTCGGCTGGCGGGCGATCCGCCGCGGCGAGATCGGCCGCCACCGGGCCGCGATGATATCGTCGTTCGGGCTGTTCGTGAGCTTTCTCGTCCTCTATCTCTACCGGCTGACCGTCACCGGCGGCCCGGATCCGTTCCCCGGCCCCGACGTGGTCTATCAGTTCGTCTACCTGCCGTTGCTGGCGATCCACATCCTGCTGGCGATCGTCTGCATCCCGCTGCTGTACTACGTCCTCCTGCTTGCGGCCTCGCGGCCGGTCGCGGAGATCCCGTCGACGAGCCACGCCCGAATCGGCCGCGTCGCGGCGTCGCTGTGGTTGGTCTCGTTCGCGCTGGGGATCGTCGTCTTCGTGTTACTCCACGTGATCTACTGA
- a CDS encoding TVP38/TMEM64 family protein codes for MQSGRTRAFAGAVVASAMVAAGLLVSPPTAIGAVDSLAADPLPFGLVVAALYLVRPLLAWPTTPLAAVVGYGYGVAVGVPVALAGVVVTVLPIFLAARWIAGDESVSGNCDESGFLERAGDAAGRYYETAGPLRGVVASRLAPIPSDVATCAAAVSGVPHRWFLVGTAIGELPWTVAAVVVGASAATATTGGIGDAGLAVSLAGLLAACLLLAGPAYRTLRSRDPLRTENGKSTDN; via the coding sequence ATGCAGTCGGGACGAACGCGTGCGTTCGCGGGTGCCGTCGTGGCCAGCGCCATGGTCGCGGCGGGCCTGCTCGTCTCGCCGCCGACGGCAATCGGGGCCGTCGACTCGCTCGCCGCCGATCCGCTTCCCTTCGGCCTCGTCGTCGCCGCGCTCTATCTCGTGCGGCCCCTGCTCGCGTGGCCGACCACGCCGCTCGCGGCCGTCGTCGGCTACGGCTACGGCGTCGCCGTCGGCGTTCCGGTCGCACTCGCAGGCGTCGTCGTCACCGTCCTGCCGATCTTTCTCGCCGCCCGCTGGATCGCCGGTGACGAGTCGGTGTCGGGAAACTGTGACGAGAGCGGGTTTCTCGAGCGCGCCGGCGACGCCGCCGGTCGCTACTACGAGACCGCAGGCCCGCTTCGGGGCGTCGTCGCCTCGCGGCTGGCCCCGATCCCGTCGGACGTCGCGACGTGTGCCGCGGCGGTCAGCGGCGTCCCACACAGGTGGTTCCTCGTCGGTACGGCGATCGGCGAACTCCCGTGGACGGTCGCCGCGGTCGTCGTCGGGGCCTCCGCGGCGACGGCGACGACGGGCGGGATCGGTGACGCCGGGCTGGCGGTTTCGCTGGCCGGGCTCCTCGCGGCCTGTCTCCTGCTCGCCGGCCCCGCCTACCGCACGCTCCGATCGCGAGACCCGCTCCGAACGGAGAACGGCAAATCGACGGACAACTGA
- a CDS encoding response regulator: MAARPTILVVDDERELADLYAMWVDDDYETLTAYDGTTALERLHDGVDVVLLDRHMPDLNGDRVLEGIRSRGHDCWVIMVTAVDPGLDIVELDIDDYVTKPVTRPQLTRIIDNLRVQSRYGDGDRRELESLSNKMEALEDEHDLEELTDTEAYRRLETELSEMSESL, from the coding sequence ATGGCTGCGCGACCGACGATCCTCGTCGTCGACGACGAACGGGAACTCGCCGACCTCTATGCGATGTGGGTCGACGACGATTACGAGACGCTGACCGCCTACGACGGGACGACGGCACTCGAGCGGTTGCACGACGGGGTCGATGTCGTCCTGCTCGATCGGCATATGCCAGATCTCAACGGGGACCGGGTCCTCGAGGGGATCCGCTCGCGGGGTCACGACTGTTGGGTGATCATGGTGACCGCGGTCGATCCCGGGCTGGATATCGTCGAACTGGACATCGACGACTACGTGACCAAGCCCGTCACGCGACCCCAGCTGACGCGAATCATCGATAATCTCCGCGTACAGTCCCGCTACGGCGACGGCGACCGCCGCGAACTCGAGTCACTCTCGAACAAGATGGAGGCCTTGGAGGACGAACACGACCTCGAGGAACTGACCGACACCGAGGCCTATCGGCGACTCGAGACGGAACTCTCGGAGATGAGCGAATCGCTATAG
- a CDS encoding HVO_2523 family zinc finger protein, with amino-acid sequence MTADAGDGAAGSGTTADSSDGAGAPRCPHCEAPMYKRHCKYVCPHHGVIIDCSDPFR; translated from the coding sequence ATGACAGCCGACGCCGGGGACGGCGCCGCCGGTAGCGGGACGACGGCGGACTCGAGCGACGGGGCCGGCGCGCCGCGCTGTCCCCACTGCGAGGCCCCGATGTACAAGCGCCACTGCAAGTACGTCTGCCCCCACCACGGGGTCATCATCGACTGTAGCGACCCCTTCCGCTGA